Genomic DNA from Streptomyces sp. PCS3-D2:
ATGGCCGCCGAGACCGCGGCGTCGCCGAGGACGAGGTGGTTGAGGGTCAGACCGTCCGTCATGGCGGCCAGGTACCGGGCCAGCACGTGCACCGGCACGCGGAGCTCGAAGGGCATCAGGAGGCGGAGCTGCTCGATGAGCTCGGTGTAGGTGTCGGAGTACAGCTCGTACTGGCGCCGTGCCAGGTGCTCGAACCCGGGTCGGCGCAGGGCGTACTGCGTGAGCTCGTAGGTGAGCATGTGCTCGCCCGGGTTGGCGGCCACGTGGTCCCAGTACGCCTGGAAGCCGGCCCGGATGGTCTCGCGCAGGGTGGCCCGCGGCCGGATGGCCTCCCGCGCCACCGTGATGCCGTGCTCGGTGATCGCGACGATGACCGATTCCAGCAGGGCCTGCTTGGAGTCGAAGCAGTAGTGGAAGACGCTCAGGGACACACCGGCCTCGGCGCAGATCGACCGCGTCGTCGCCCTGGCGACGCCGTCGCGGGCCATCACGCGGATCGCCGCCTCGGTCAGCTGGCGGCGTCGCTCGGCCGACGGCATCCGTGCCATGGGCGTCGTTCCCTTCGTTCCGTGCGGTGCGGTGCGGTGTGCGGTGCCGTGCGGTCGGGCAAAGGCGTCCGGGGCCGGCCGGATCGGCGGATCCGGCCGGCCCCGGACGCGGGGCGTGAGCACGAGTCAGCTGCTGTAGACCCCGACCTCGTAGAGCGAGTACCCCCACTGCGTGCCGCGCTGCACCCCGTGGACGCGAACGTAGCGGGCCGTGGTGCCGGTGAACAGGGCCGTGTCCAGACCGCCGTCACCGGTGGTGGTGGACCACGCCGACTGCCAGGTGGTGCCGTCGTTCGACAGCTCGATGCGGTAGGCCCGCCCGTGCGCCCGCTCCCAGTCGAGGGTGACGCGCTTGACCAGGTGGGCCGATCCGAGATCGATCTTGATCCACTGGTCGTCGCTCCAGTTGCTCGCCCAGCGGGTGCTCGTGTTCCCGTCGACGGCCCGCGAGGGGGCGTAGCTCGTGAACGGGTTCCACTCCGACGAGCTGGCCGTGGCGGACGCGCCCGCGGCGAGGTTCACTCCGGCCTTGTGCTTCTCGGACGAACCCCACGTGGTGAGGTAGGACTCGGCGCCGCGGAAGAGGTCGTCGACCACGTCCTGGCCGCCGACGATCCGGAGGTCCTCGATCCAGTCCGGCACCAGGCCGTAGTGCGAGGCACCGTCGGTGTTGAGGTCCCAGGTGCGCTGCCCGGTGGTCTGCCGGTCGATGACGGAGCCGCCGTCGACGCTGCGGAACGGGTAGCGGACCGGGTTCGGGGTGTCGGCCCCGCGCGGCCCGGGCCAGCCGCCGACGCCGTTCATGTCGGTGCCGTAGCCGTAGCCGACGCCGTACTTGTCGCGCAGGGCGTTCTTGGCCTTGGCCTCGGCACTGAAGCCCTCGGCCCCGCCCATGTACTGGGCGACGAAGCCGCCGAGCTTGTAGAGCCGCTCGGTCCAGTTGTCGTCCATCCAGCTGTGCGAGGAGATGACGCCCGGGTAGGACTCCGA
This window encodes:
- a CDS encoding TetR/AcrR family transcriptional regulator encodes the protein MARMPSAERRRQLTEAAIRVMARDGVARATTRSICAEAGVSLSVFHYCFDSKQALLESVIVAITEHGITVAREAIRPRATLRETIRAGFQAYWDHVAANPGEHMLTYELTQYALRRPGFEHLARRQYELYSDTYTELIEQLRLLMPFELRVPVHVLARYLAAMTDGLTLNHLVLGDAAVSAAILDMITDHVAGLTGTAAGRADRDGGGDRDGGGDRPHAEYAVPPLSA